The Symmachiella macrocystis genome includes the window ACACCACGCCGTGTTCACGCCGGACGGACAACAGCTGGTTGTCACCTTCGATAACAACATTATCTTCTGGGATGTTGCGAGTCGAAGTCGTGAGAGAATGATTGTGAAGGCGCACCACGAGGGAATCAATGCAATGGCGATCAGCCCTGATGGCCGCATTCTCGCCAGTGCAGGCGGTGATCGCCACGTGCGATTGTGGAACGTACAGACAGAGGACTCCCCTTTTGAATTGACCGACCATCGACACAGTGTAAACGCTTTGGAATTTTCCCCAGATGGTCGAACGCTGCTTAGTGGGGATGCGGCTGGAACACTCATCGCCTGGCGTATCGCAGGTGACCGCATCAGCGGGCAAAAGACATTGCAGTTCGGGGAGTTACCGACTGGAATCTCGCAAATTGACTATAGCCCCAATGGCGAAATCATCGCTTGCCGGTTGCTCGATGGCCGTATTTATGTACTCAAGTTGCGCGGCGGGGCACCTGAGTTGCCAACGTCAGACGTTCCAATTGCCCCCAGAATTGCGACCGGTCGACCGATTTTCATGCAAGGCCCCCAGACGCTCGGCAGCGGGGATACCAATTACGCGGACGTGGCGTTAGGCGATTTTAATGAGGATGGTCACCTCGATGCATTGTTCGTCACAACGGATGAACCGGGCAGCCAAATCTGGTTAGGCAAGGGTAACGGGACATTTTTCGAGCCGCCTCTTAATGTTGGCGACCCGACTGCTCCGAGTTGGAGTGTGGCTGTTGGTGATTTCAACAACGACCGCCATTTGGATCTATACTTCGCGAACTCCTACGTTACGGTCGCATCTGGGGGCGAACCAAATACCGTCTGGCTCGGGCGTGGAGACGGAACGTTCAGCGCAGGGCAACAGGATCTCGGAAATGGCATGAGCAAACGCATCACGCTCGGGGATTTGAATCAAGACGGCCACTTGGATGCAGCCGTGGCCAATATCAATGGTGATTCGGTGATTTGGAGAGGAGATGGGATAGGTGGCTTCAAACTCCAAACCCAGTTGGGCTTTCACGGTTCCACTTCACAGATTGCCTTCGGTGACCTGAATGATGATGGCTATTGGGATTTGTTCGTTGCCCATCATAATCTTAATAAGGTACGCATGGGACAGGGGAATGGGACGTTCGGGTTACTGCATCAAGCGACCCACTTCGGAGGTGCGCTGAGTCAGGGGGTCGCACTCGGGGACCTAAATGATGACTCCTACCTCGACGCCATTGTGGTCAATGCAACTCCCTATCGGAGCGCAGTGTGGCTTGGAAACGGCCTTGGCCGTTTCCAAGCCACACTGATCTTAGGTGACCCCGTACAAAGCGAATCTATCGCATTGGCAGATCTGGACGGAGATGGTCACCTGGATGCGTTCATTGCCAACGGCGCTGCTCACGGACCACCGGCGAACGACGTGTGGCGGGGCGATGGTCGCGGCGGATTTCAATACGTGCAAAAGTTGGGGCACCGCTATTCAAGCGGCGTCGCGCTGGGGGACGTGGATGGTGACGGCGATTTAGATGCCGTTGTCGCGAACGGCGCCCCCCCCTCACCGGCCAATACGATCTGGATCAACCAGACGAAAGCCCCGTTGAAGGTTGATTGACGTCGCCACGCTTGCCACAGCGACTCGCGCGCAAAGCCCACGCGGTGTGTTCGCCTTGAAATCGAGATTTGCACCGATTTCTAGTAAATATCGCAACGCGTTTCTGGACAGGTTGTTGCAGTGCCAGCGCATAGCTGGATTCATGCTTAAATCGGCCTCCGCGATGCTAAAACATGCCTGGAAGCGACGCGCAATTTCGTTCTCTTTAGTAGGGGAAACTGGTGTACCCATTTCCTCCCTTGTCAGCCTGAACGCGCTTTGTCGGCGACTCGTGATGTCAGTCTTCACAGTGCCGTGTTTGTCCTAGACTTCGAGGAGCGTGGAAATGACAACAAAGAGAATTGGTATTAGCGGCATCTGTCTCTTGAGTCTGGTCTTAGCCTGTTCACCTACACGTGCCAATTGGATCGACACGTTTGACGGTGGCTTGGATCAGACGTGGTACTTCGGCAATAGCCCCGCATCCTCGACATTTTCCGCCAGTACGGTCGGCAATGTCCTTCGGATTGAAGACCCGGCGCCGGTTTTTAGTGGTGGATCGGCGTTTGGCTTCGGGTATGTCAACGAAACGTTTTCTAACGTGCGTGTCTCGGGCATTGTAAACCCTGGCGACCTGACCAATGTTAACTCCGATCACACATTAATAGCGCGGGCCAATCCGAGCGTACTTTCGGCTTATGCTTTGACCTTAGACTACCGAAATGACGCCACAGGTGATTTGCAGGGCACCGTAATCCTCTCCAGAATTGATCCGAGTGCTGTGACCAACGATCTGGTCATCGAAAGTATCGGAGAGAGCGACTCATTTTACCTTGAATTTGATGTGTTTGGATCAACTTTGACAGGACGCGTTTATGACCAACCAGGCGGGACGCTTTTGAAAACGGTTTCTGCATCAGACAGTGCCTTTGCAAATGGAGTCTCTGGAGTTGCGGCCAGTGCGGATTTCTTTGATGAACCTCTCCTCGCAGAGTTCGACAACGTCGCATCGTCGGTTATTTCTGCCGCACATTTTGACGTGACTATCCAACCCAGCGCAGATTCGAACGACATTGTCTGGACCGTGAAATGGGATTCCTTGAATGGCATCCCGGCAGACGACTTCGGGAGTTATGCCTGGGATGCCATGGACCCGATGACCGGTGATGTTGTCGCGACCGCCCCTTGGGGGAGCGCCGTGAAGGAACTCTATTTTGACGATATCGGCGACCCATTCGGGGCTGCCTACTCCTTTGGAACCAGTCGGGGGTTTGGCGATGCTATTGGTGGAGTGAGCAGCGATCCATCCGGATGGGGCGTCGGTCCCGACTACGACGGTGGTGTTTCAAATAATGATGACTTGTTCATTTTCAACACGCTCTTAGATTCAACCGCTTCCTTTCCGACAAGTGGGGAGTTCGTTCTGACGGTTTCTGGTGCCAATTTGAGCAATTACAACCTCGGTACTTACACGAACAACCCGTTCGTCACTGTTACCGTGACAGATACACTCTATATCGCTCCTGTCCCCGAACCCAGCACCTTTGCTCTACTCGGTCTCGGCAGCCTTGCCTTGGTCGTTTACGGCTGGCGACGCAAGCAGCATGACTCAACG containing:
- a CDS encoding PEP-CTERM sorting domain-containing protein → MTTKRIGISGICLLSLVLACSPTRANWIDTFDGGLDQTWYFGNSPASSTFSASTVGNVLRIEDPAPVFSGGSAFGFGYVNETFSNVRVSGIVNPGDLTNVNSDHTLIARANPSVLSAYALTLDYRNDATGDLQGTVILSRIDPSAVTNDLVIESIGESDSFYLEFDVFGSTLTGRVYDQPGGTLLKTVSASDSAFANGVSGVAASADFFDEPLLAEFDNVASSVISAAHFDVTIQPSADSNDIVWTVKWDSLNGIPADDFGSYAWDAMDPMTGDVVATAPWGSAVKELYFDDIGDPFGAAYSFGTSRGFGDAIGGVSSDPSGWGVGPDYDGGVSNNDDLFIFNTLLDSTASFPTSGEFVLTVSGANLSNYNLGTYTNNPFVTVTVTDTLYIAPVPEPSTFALLGLGSLALVVYGWRRKQHDSTCVGKSLS